Proteins from a genomic interval of Mycobacterium conspicuum:
- a CDS encoding group III truncated hemoglobin — protein MNAPAADLVDRADVEALLWRFYGRVFVDEVLDEPFADLRAKGLKSHIPTMCDFWETVLFRAGRYRGSALAAHREVHGRTPLSGHHFVRWLQTWHDTVDEMYRGPVAERAKIQATRIAWAMHRRLTGADAPELDTLLERA, from the coding sequence GTGAACGCACCAGCTGCCGATTTGGTCGATCGCGCCGATGTGGAGGCGTTGCTATGGCGCTTCTACGGCAGGGTGTTCGTCGACGAGGTCCTCGACGAGCCATTCGCCGACCTGCGGGCTAAAGGACTGAAGTCGCACATTCCGACGATGTGCGACTTCTGGGAGACCGTGCTGTTTCGGGCCGGGCGCTACCGCGGCAGCGCGCTGGCCGCCCATCGAGAGGTACATGGCCGAACTCCACTGTCGGGCCATCATTTCGTGCGCTGGCTACAGACCTGGCACGACACGGTCGACGAGATGTACCGCGGGCCGGTCGCCGAACGCGCGAAAATCCAAGCGACCAGGATCGCGTGGGCGATGCACCGCCGGCTGACCGGCGCCGACGCGCCCGAGCTCGACACGCTGCTGGAGCGTGCCTAG
- a CDS encoding pyridoxamine 5'-phosphate oxidase family protein — MAEEPVTILSDDESWRRLGGVALGRLVTMFAGEPEIFPVNYVVQDRTVLFRTAEGTKLFSAVASNTVLFEADDHDVAQGWSVIVRGRAKILHTAAEIEKAERAQLMPWTATLKIHYVRVMPSDITGREFRFGPEPDPNASFA; from the coding sequence ATGGCCGAGGAGCCCGTTACCATCTTGAGCGACGACGAAAGTTGGCGGCGGTTAGGCGGCGTCGCGCTGGGGCGGCTGGTCACCATGTTCGCCGGCGAGCCGGAGATATTTCCCGTCAACTACGTCGTCCAAGACCGGACCGTGCTGTTCCGCACCGCCGAGGGCACCAAGCTGTTTTCCGCGGTAGCGAGCAACACCGTGCTCTTCGAGGCCGACGACCACGACGTCGCCCAAGGCTGGAGCGTGATCGTCCGGGGACGCGCCAAGATACTGCACACCGCCGCCGAGATCGAGAAAGCCGAACGCGCACAGCTGATGCCGTGGACCGCGACCCTCAAAATTCACTACGTCCGGGTGATGCCGTCGGACATCACCGGCCGCGAGTTCAGGTTCGGGCCCGAGCCGGACCCCAACGCGAGCTTCGCCTAG
- a CDS encoding Acg family FMN-binding oxidoreductase, translated as MDVGRIVNAVSLACRAPSVHNSQPWRWVINDGSGEITVHLFSDRRRAVPATDPSGRQAILSCGVALDHFRVAMAAARWRARITRFPDPRAPDHLATVEFDRLDDTTAVHRRRADAILRRRTDRLPLDCPAYWQAFEPVLHSTVNQDREDPVTLDVLSDDQRPQLVQASRLAADLRREDESYQAELQWWTSPFALAQGVPPAALASDTERIRVDVGRDFPVRGHQDRRAEMTEDRSKILVLSTPADTRDDVLRCGEVLSTVLLECTMAGMATCPLTHLIETDESRGIVRRLIGEPQAEPQVLVRVGITPPFDNPSAPSPRRPIDDVLELR; from the coding sequence GGTCTCGCTGGCCTGCCGGGCGCCGTCGGTGCACAACAGCCAGCCCTGGCGGTGGGTGATCAACGACGGGTCCGGCGAAATCACCGTCCACCTCTTCTCCGATCGCCGGCGTGCGGTGCCGGCCACCGACCCTTCGGGTCGGCAAGCGATCCTGAGCTGTGGTGTTGCGCTCGATCACTTTCGCGTCGCGATGGCCGCGGCGCGCTGGCGCGCACGGATCACGCGGTTTCCCGACCCGCGTGCCCCCGATCATTTGGCCACAGTCGAATTCGACCGGCTCGATGACACCACCGCGGTGCACCGGCGCCGCGCCGACGCGATCCTGCGACGGCGAACGGATCGGTTGCCGTTGGACTGCCCCGCTTACTGGCAGGCCTTCGAGCCGGTGCTGCACAGCACCGTTAACCAGGACCGCGAGGATCCGGTGACGCTCGACGTGCTTTCCGATGACCAGCGACCACAATTGGTGCAGGCATCACGGCTCGCCGCGGACCTTCGGCGCGAAGACGAGTCATACCAAGCCGAATTGCAATGGTGGACTTCGCCATTCGCCTTGGCGCAGGGCGTGCCGCCGGCGGCGCTGGCATCGGACACCGAACGGATCCGGGTGGATGTGGGCCGGGACTTCCCCGTGCGAGGCCATCAGGACCGCCGCGCCGAGATGACGGAGGACAGGTCGAAAATCCTTGTGCTGTCAACACCCGCAGACACCCGTGACGACGTGCTGCGCTGCGGCGAGGTGTTGTCGACGGTGCTGCTGGAGTGCACGATGGCAGGCATGGCGACCTGCCCGTTGACGCATCTGATCGAGACGGACGAGAGCCGCGGCATCGTGCGGCGTCTCATCGGCGAACCGCAAGCTGAACCGCAAGTGCTGGTCCGCGTTGGGATCACCCCGCCGTTCGACAATCCGTCGGCGCCGTCGCCGCGGCGGCCGATCGACGACGTCCTAGAGCTTCGTTAG